A single window of Leptolyngbya ohadii IS1 DNA harbors:
- a CDS encoding ABC transporter substrate-binding protein produces MIGRLKRGWFALFALAAALTVTLSNCGTAPTQNAANPSGNPSGNPGGSPAAQTDASTLVFGSVGDPVTLESGNVTDGYSVAVQQQIYDRLLDAKPGTTDLVPALATEYSASADGRTWTFKLRDGVKFHDGTPFNAEAVRFNVNRWWDEKDPNSFRDGGKTYETWVSLFGGFKGSPDSLLQEIQVVDPTTIRFVLKEPFAAFPAAIASGYFGIASPDAVKKAGGDYGIAGSPAIGTGPYRLKEWRTGDRVILEKNPDYWQAGLPKTDQVVFRTIKEASSRLAELRAGTIDFTENLSPQQIQEIQSDSNLKELRRPSFNTGYLALNPAYEPLSKKEVRQAIAMAIDRKQLVEAFWSGLGTVDSHFTPPSMKEFQDASLGNYEYNPDKAKKMLADAGYPNGFDLEVWYAPINGASFPNPKPTAEAWAAELSSIGIRVKLNTKDWAAYLADRLKSPGYQAFMLGWTGDYGDPDNFFYPHFGKGSTTDIGNWKNDRVFSLLQQARSTPNQDDRAKMYAEVDKILFEEAVRIPMVHAEPLLAQRSNLSGWTPSPFGSESFANITKQ; encoded by the coding sequence ATGATTGGGCGACTTAAACGAGGGTGGTTTGCCCTCTTTGCTTTAGCCGCTGCCCTGACCGTGACGCTTTCCAACTGTGGAACCGCGCCCACCCAAAACGCTGCCAATCCCTCTGGCAATCCTTCTGGCAATCCGGGTGGCAGTCCCGCCGCTCAAACCGATGCCAGTACGCTGGTGTTTGGGTCAGTAGGCGATCCGGTGACGCTGGAATCCGGGAATGTGACGGATGGCTACTCCGTGGCAGTTCAGCAGCAGATTTACGATCGCCTTCTGGATGCTAAACCGGGCACAACCGATTTGGTTCCGGCTTTGGCGACCGAATATTCCGCTTCTGCCGATGGGCGTACCTGGACGTTCAAACTGCGCGACGGGGTAAAGTTCCACGACGGAACCCCCTTTAACGCCGAAGCTGTCCGCTTTAACGTGAATCGCTGGTGGGATGAAAAAGACCCGAATAGCTTCCGGGATGGGGGCAAAACCTACGAAACCTGGGTGAGTCTGTTTGGCGGCTTCAAAGGATCGCCCGATTCGCTGCTGCAAGAAATCCAAGTGGTTGACCCCACGACGATTCGGTTTGTCCTCAAAGAACCGTTTGCGGCATTCCCGGCGGCGATCGCTTCCGGCTACTTTGGCATTGCCAGCCCCGATGCAGTCAAAAAAGCAGGCGGCGATTATGGGATTGCAGGCTCTCCGGCGATCGGGACGGGACCCTACAGGCTAAAGGAATGGCGCACGGGCGATCGGGTGATTCTGGAGAAAAATCCCGACTACTGGCAGGCAGGCTTACCCAAAACCGATCAGGTCGTGTTCCGCACAATTAAAGAAGCCTCTTCCCGACTGGCAGAGCTTCGCGCAGGCACGATCGACTTCACGGAAAACCTGTCGCCCCAGCAGATTCAGGAAATCCAGAGCGATTCCAATCTAAAGGAGCTGCGTCGTCCTTCCTTCAACACCGGCTATCTGGCACTCAATCCCGCCTACGAGCCGCTGTCTAAAAAAGAAGTGCGGCAGGCAATCGCAATGGCGATCGATCGCAAGCAGCTCGTCGAAGCTTTCTGGTCGGGTCTGGGCACGGTGGATTCCCACTTTACGCCTCCGTCCATGAAGGAATTTCAGGATGCCAGCCTGGGTAACTACGAGTACAACCCGGACAAGGCGAAAAAGATGCTGGCGGATGCGGGCTATCCCAACGGCTTTGATCTGGAAGTCTGGTACGCCCCCATTAACGGTGCATCCTTCCCCAACCCCAAACCTACCGCCGAGGCATGGGCAGCGGAACTCAGTTCGATCGGGATTCGCGTCAAGCTGAACACCAAAGACTGGGCAGCCTACCTCGCCGATCGCCTCAAATCTCCTGGCTATCAGGCATTTATGCTCGGCTGGACGGGGGACTACGGCGACCCGGATAACTTCTTCTATCCCCACTTCGGCAAAGGCTCCACCACCGACATCGGCAACTGGAAAAACGATCGGGTCTTCAGTTTGCTTCAGCAGGCGCGATCGACTCCTAACCAGGACGATCGGGCAAAAATGTACGCCGAGGTAGACAAAATCCTGTTCGAGGAAGCCGTCCGCATCCCGATGGTTCATGCCGAACCGCTTTTGGCACAGCGA
- a CDS encoding pentapeptide repeat-containing protein: MTASNSTPNPTPNSTPSSANSASGSFSSPDGQASGSPILQPTRSPARSNKPSIPSSASPSPALDALMPDALLLNESSALPFSVSIARRGQFQPPFGLIIAIAIGLMGVGLWLDASWMAFAGAMVGLLVSLRVVWVAVAEVARELLSPQQWTLTIGIAGLVAAVYGLMALTGWIDRLGRIVRAFNWEAVGALGEVIGAVGQILIAILAVYVAWRQYVISKDLTIQQNLITQQQTIDTYFQGISDLVLDEEGLLEDWPQERAIAEGRTAAILSSVDASGKAKVLRFLSKSRLLTPLERDRRLGRPILDGLGSYAEDRLAGVRVIDLGVMLANANLAGTDLRWVDLSDINLIRANLSRSELVRTNLARTILCGADLSGADLRGARLFYGSVETATPRTLTDPPNYETGEFTGAVVEGADLTDVQQLSEEQRVYCCAWGGAATRSTIPGGCEGIPDRLNRG, encoded by the coding sequence ATGACTGCCTCTAATTCCACCCCTAATCCCACCCCTAATTCCACCCCCAGCTCTGCAAATTCTGCTTCAGGCAGTTTCTCCAGCCCAGATGGTCAGGCTTCTGGTTCGCCCATTCTCCAGCCCACCCGATCGCCTGCGCGGTCTAACAAGCCTTCTATTCCCTCATCGGCAAGTCCGTCTCCTGCGCTGGATGCTCTCATGCCGGATGCGCTGCTGCTCAACGAGTCTTCTGCGCTGCCTTTCTCCGTTTCGATCGCCCGTCGGGGACAATTTCAGCCGCCGTTTGGGCTAATTATTGCGATCGCGATCGGCTTGATGGGGGTCGGTCTGTGGCTGGATGCGTCCTGGATGGCATTTGCCGGGGCAATGGTGGGTTTACTGGTGTCGCTGCGGGTCGTGTGGGTTGCGGTGGCGGAAGTGGCGCGGGAGTTGCTGTCGCCTCAGCAGTGGACGCTGACGATCGGCATTGCGGGACTCGTGGCTGCCGTCTATGGCTTGATGGCATTGACCGGATGGATCGATCGATTGGGGCGGATCGTCCGGGCATTTAACTGGGAGGCAGTGGGCGCGCTGGGGGAAGTGATCGGTGCGGTGGGGCAAATCCTGATTGCGATCCTAGCGGTCTATGTGGCGTGGCGGCAGTATGTGATCTCAAAGGATCTGACGATTCAGCAGAATTTGATTACCCAGCAGCAAACGATCGATACCTACTTCCAGGGCATTTCCGATCTGGTGCTGGACGAGGAAGGATTGCTGGAGGACTGGCCCCAGGAACGGGCGATCGCCGAGGGTAGAACTGCCGCCATTCTCAGCAGTGTGGATGCCAGCGGAAAAGCGAAAGTGCTACGGTTTCTATCCAAATCGAGGCTGCTGACTCCGCTAGAACGCGATCGGCGTCTGGGTCGTCCAATTCTTGACGGATTAGGCAGCTATGCGGAGGATCGGCTGGCAGGGGTGCGGGTCATTGACCTGGGTGTGATGCTGGCGAATGCGAATCTGGCGGGAACTGATCTGCGCTGGGTAGACCTTAGCGATATCAATTTGATTCGGGCAAACCTGAGCCGCTCCGAACTGGTGCGAACCAACCTGGCACGAACCATCCTCTGCGGAGCTGACCTATCTGGAGCCGATCTGCGGGGTGCCCGCCTGTTCTATGGTTCCGTTGAAACCGCAACCCCCCGAACGCTCACCGACCCGCCCAACTACGAAACGGGCGAATTTACGGGGGCAGTCGTGGAGGGGGCAGATTTAACCGACGTGCAGCAGTTGTCCGAAGAACAGCGAGTTTACTGCTGTGCCTGGGGGGGGGCAGCCACGCGATCGACGATTCCGGGAGGCTGTGAAGGCATTCCCGATCGGCTGAATCGTGGCTAA
- a CDS encoding SWIM zinc finger family protein, whose product MTLPISESAIRSHSIESSFSRGESYYEQGAVADLVQRGNTIFAEVEGSEFTPYQVRLTFDAAGITAAHCTCPYDYEGWCKHLVAVALACVRQPDSLEKRPTLAQLLDRLDQGQMRQLVQELVEQQPDLMERVDRVVLRLANPVPPVQQGKTRRSAVNAAPYRRQVKHILREGVRYLEEGYEDDPFSEELETIINKAEEFSREGDGNSAIAILQEITGACADEWDDLAEYGGDSFPITEMLDEAWAEAILSAELSPAEVIDLGVMLEEWQEILDGDFSMSLAALDQGWTDPQIQRVLQGKGYSDPARLEASYGQKLALIRLQILDRQERQQEYLNLANAEDLMQPYLTRLAELGRIEEAVTTARSRMTTAEEAFSLAKALRSQNQFAEALSIAQAGLPLPGHCRYDLAIWTSELAENLEQPDIAQTASMTAFSVKPNFADYQRVRQFAEDWDSTRFDLLYTLRQSHGWDAQEAKVDIFLHEGLIEDAIQAVHGETYRSELVHRVMEAAISTHPDWVIEAACQRADAIMDRGKADRYDEAVKWLKQAKAAYLAAGQKAAWEAYFDRLRSFHGRKYKLMDLFKQL is encoded by the coding sequence ATGACCCTGCCGATTTCCGAATCCGCAATCCGATCGCATTCGATCGAGAGTTCCTTCAGTCGAGGCGAGAGCTACTACGAGCAGGGCGCAGTGGCAGATTTGGTGCAGCGGGGCAATACGATTTTTGCCGAGGTGGAGGGCAGCGAGTTCACGCCCTATCAGGTTCGTCTCACGTTTGATGCAGCGGGAATTACGGCAGCGCACTGCACCTGTCCCTACGACTATGAAGGCTGGTGTAAGCATCTGGTTGCCGTGGCGTTAGCCTGTGTGCGTCAGCCCGATTCGCTCGAAAAACGTCCCACCTTAGCGCAACTGCTCGATCGTCTAGATCAGGGGCAAATGCGGCAGCTCGTCCAGGAACTCGTTGAGCAGCAGCCCGATTTAATGGAACGAGTCGATCGCGTTGTCCTGCGTCTGGCGAATCCGGTTCCTCCCGTCCAGCAGGGTAAAACTCGACGTTCTGCCGTGAATGCGGCTCCCTATCGGCGGCAGGTCAAGCACATTCTGCGGGAAGGGGTGCGATACCTGGAAGAAGGCTATGAGGATGATCCGTTCTCTGAAGAGTTAGAGACGATTATAAACAAAGCAGAGGAATTCTCTAGAGAAGGAGACGGGAATAGCGCGATCGCCATTTTGCAGGAAATTACGGGAGCCTGCGCGGACGAATGGGATGATCTTGCCGAATATGGTGGCGATAGTTTTCCGATCACGGAAATGCTGGACGAAGCCTGGGCGGAAGCCATCCTGAGCGCAGAGCTTTCCCCCGCCGAAGTCATCGATCTGGGCGTGATGCTGGAGGAATGGCAGGAAATTCTGGATGGAGATTTCAGCATGAGTCTGGCGGCACTCGATCAGGGCTGGACTGACCCACAAATTCAGCGCGTGCTTCAGGGCAAAGGCTATTCCGATCCGGCGCGACTGGAAGCATCCTACGGGCAAAAGCTGGCACTCATCCGGCTGCAAATCCTCGATCGCCAGGAACGACAGCAGGAATACCTTAATCTGGCAAACGCCGAAGACCTAATGCAGCCCTATCTCACCCGCCTTGCGGAGTTGGGCAGAATCGAAGAAGCCGTCACCACCGCCCGATCGCGCATGACCACCGCCGAGGAAGCCTTTTCCCTGGCAAAAGCACTGCGATCGCAAAATCAATTTGCCGAGGCTCTGTCGATCGCCCAGGCAGGACTGCCCCTCCCCGGACACTGCCGCTACGATTTGGCAATCTGGACAAGCGAACTGGCGGAAAATCTAGAACAGCCAGACATCGCCCAAACCGCCAGCATGACTGCCTTCAGCGTGAAGCCCAACTTTGCCGACTATCAGCGGGTGCGTCAGTTTGCGGAGGATTGGGACTCGACAAGGTTCGATTTGCTGTACACCCTGCGCCAATCCCACGGCTGGGACGCACAGGAGGCAAAGGTCGATATCTTCCTGCACGAAGGACTGATCGAAGATGCCATTCAAGCCGTGCATGGCGAAACCTACCGATCGGAACTGGTGCATCGCGTCATGGAGGCTGCCATTTCCACCCATCCCGATTGGGTGATTGAAGCCGCCTGCCAGCGTGCCGATGCGATTATGGATCGCGGCAAAGCCGATCGCTACGATGAGGCAGTGAAGTGGCTAAAACAAGCCAAAGCTGCCTACCTCGCCGCCGGACAAAAAGCTGCCTGGGAAGCGTATTTCGATCGACTGCGATCGTTTCATGGGCGTAAATACAAGCTAATGGATTTGTTCAAACAGCTTTAG
- a CDS encoding ABC transporter ATP-binding protein yields the protein MSTPILDIHNLFVDFQQEKDLIPAVQDVSFHLMPGETVCVVGESGSGKSVTSLAIMGLLAPTARIRGEIWFRNPSKSVDAVNLLSLSADERRTYRGGQIAMIFQEPMTSLNPVYTCGSQVIEAIRLHSPVSEEEAHQQAIALFREVKLPEPEAMMDRYPHQLSGGQIQRVMIAMALSGNPALLIADEPTTALDVTIQATILELLREIRTRREMSVLFVTHDMGVVSEIADRVVVMYRGKVVEVANAYDLFSHAKHPYTQGLLNCRPTPERRLYRLPTVSDFMQVNTTPDGSVQIEAQPRSVIENNPRFVTVSAEERADRYQQLTHQSPLLSVCNVTKSYPVRSGLFGRRTFFNAVDDVSFDVYPGETLGLVGESGCGKSTLSRVLLRLIEPTGGEVMFDSKSVFQLNEAELRKLRQEMQIVFQNPYGSMDPRQSIGSALIEPMLIHNIGTSHQERYQKAVALLERVGLNESAMSRMPHEFSGGQQQRICIARTLTCNPRFIICDESVSALDVSVQAQVLNLLKDLQQDFGLTYIFISHDLSVVKFVSDRIMVMNQGKIEEIGTADEIYTNPTRDYTRQLINAIPSASLDEIRDRQSRLVGADF from the coding sequence ATGTCCACCCCGATTCTTGATATTCATAATTTATTCGTTGATTTTCAGCAGGAAAAGGATTTGATTCCCGCTGTTCAGGATGTGTCTTTTCACCTGATGCCGGGAGAAACGGTCTGCGTGGTGGGTGAGTCGGGGTCAGGCAAGTCGGTGACTTCGCTGGCAATTATGGGGCTGCTGGCTCCTACGGCTCGTATCCGGGGCGAAATCTGGTTTCGGAATCCGAGTAAATCAGTGGATGCGGTGAATTTGCTGAGTCTGTCGGCGGACGAGCGGCGCACCTACCGGGGCGGACAGATTGCCATGATCTTCCAGGAACCGATGACCTCGTTGAATCCGGTCTATACCTGCGGTTCCCAGGTGATTGAGGCAATCCGGCTCCACAGCCCCGTTTCCGAAGAAGAGGCACATCAGCAGGCGATCGCCCTCTTTCGCGAAGTGAAGCTGCCCGAACCGGAAGCAATGATGGATCGCTACCCGCACCAGCTCTCCGGCGGACAAATTCAGCGGGTGATGATCGCGATGGCGCTGAGCGGCAACCCGGCTTTGCTGATCGCAGACGAACCGACGACGGCGCTGGACGTGACGATTCAGGCAACGATTCTGGAACTACTGCGGGAAATTCGGACTCGGCGCGAGATGTCCGTCCTGTTTGTAACGCACGATATGGGCGTAGTGTCGGAAATTGCCGATCGCGTAGTGGTAATGTATCGCGGCAAAGTCGTGGAAGTTGCCAACGCCTACGATCTGTTCTCCCATGCCAAGCATCCTTACACCCAGGGTCTACTGAACTGCCGTCCCACCCCCGAACGTCGGCTCTATCGCCTGCCCACCGTCTCGGATTTTATGCAGGTGAACACTACGCCCGATGGTAGCGTCCAAATCGAAGCACAGCCCCGCAGCGTTATTGAAAACAATCCCCGCTTTGTCACCGTTTCCGCCGAGGAAAGAGCCGATCGCTATCAGCAGTTAACCCATCAGTCGCCGCTGCTCTCCGTCTGCAACGTGACCAAAAGCTATCCCGTGCGATCGGGCTTGTTTGGACGCAGGACGTTCTTTAATGCCGTCGATGATGTCAGCTTCGATGTTTATCCGGGCGAAACTTTGGGACTGGTGGGCGAATCGGGCTGCGGCAAATCGACCCTGAGCCGGGTGCTTTTACGGCTGATTGAACCGACCGGCGGAGAAGTCATGTTTGACAGCAAATCGGTCTTTCAGCTCAACGAAGCCGAACTGCGAAAACTGCGCCAGGAGATGCAAATCGTTTTCCAGAATCCCTACGGCTCAATGGACCCGCGCCAGAGTATCGGCTCTGCCCTAATTGAACCGATGCTGATTCACAATATCGGTACCTCCCATCAGGAACGCTATCAGAAAGCGGTGGCACTACTGGAACGGGTTGGCTTAAACGAAAGCGCCATGAGCCGGATGCCCCACGAATTTTCTGGGGGACAGCAGCAGCGCATCTGTATCGCCCGGACACTGACCTGCAATCCGCGATTTATTATCTGCGACGAATCCGTTTCCGCTCTGGATGTATCTGTCCAGGCACAGGTGCTGAATTTGCTCAAAGATCTTCAGCAGGATTTTGGACTCACCTACATCTTCATTTCGCACGATCTCAGCGTGGTGAAGTTTGTCAGCGATCGCATCATGGTGATGAACCAGGGCAAAATCGAGGAAATTGGCACAGCCGACGAAATTTACACCAATCCCACTCGCGACTATACGCGCCAGCTTATCAACGCCATTCCCAGCGCATCCTTAGACGAAATTCGCGATCGACAGTCTCGTTTAGTGGGTGCGGATTTTTGA